A genomic window from Gossypium hirsutum isolate 1008001.06 chromosome D10, Gossypium_hirsutum_v2.1, whole genome shotgun sequence includes:
- the LOC107915538 gene encoding wall-associated receptor kinase 2, with product MVTIMATSVAAQPKPGCQSHCGNISIPYPFGTRNGCYISNDFFINCDTSFNPPKAFLSDSGSEFQVLNISLDDGSLRIRYDSSIGYDCYNLSGRSSDPNSGLSITIFTVSHTRNKFTAIGCDTIAYIDGFSAADSSHRVFKKKNFSTGCLTFCGNVGDVINGSCSGIGCCQTAIPRGMQAYFFNFTTLHSHSTVLRFNPCSYGFLVEDGVYTFSTSDLSNIDFNKRKYPLILDWTIGDQTCEEAKMDPKNYACKQNSACIDPESGPGYLCKCNDGFQGNPYLSNGCQDIDECETLKPCTKIGTCHNTPGSYNCSCPHGFKGDGRKNGTGCRRIFKPQNSERFRILAVALDVGLSLGILFLIVGVWWLYKILQRRKYIKLKQKLFERNGGLLFQKKMSSNEGGLDKAKLFSSKELEIATDQYNENRILGCGGQGMVYKGMLSDGRIVAVKKSKTVNEGYLEQFINEIFILSQIDHRNIVKLLGCCLETEVPLLVYEFIPNGTLSHLIHDQNEEYPRSWDIRLRIAAEVASAISYLHSSASIPIYHRDIKSSNILLDEKFRAKVSDFGTSRSIGIDQTHLTTKVLGTFGYLDPEYFQSSHFTEKSDVYSFGVVIVELLTGKEAILTFGSQEKRGLVSYFLSSMEENHLLDIVDVEIGKDSQKDEVVAVAELAKRCLNLDGRYRPTMKEVAMELERFRTRQGDCIPIDQPKQA from the exons ATGGTAACAATAATGGCAACTTCAGTAGCAGCTCAACCAAAACCTGGGTGTCAAAGCCACTGCGGAAACATAAGCATCCCATACCCTTTTGGTACACGCAATGGTTGCTACATCAGCAACGACTTCTTCATTAATTGTGACACCTCTTTTAACCCCCCAAAAGCATTCTTAAGCGACAGTGGTTCAGAATTTCAAGTTCTCAACATCTCCCTGGATGATGGTTCTTTGCGCATTCGATATGACAGCTCCATAGGTTATGACTGTTATAATTTATCAGGGCGCTCTTCAGATCCCAATAGCGGGCTCTCCATTACAATATTCACTGTATCTCATACCAGAAACAAGTTCACTGCCATTGGTTGTGACACTATCGCCTACATCGATGGTTTCTCCGCAGCTGACTCTTCACAcagagtttttaaaaaaaagaactttTCAACCGGATGTTTAACATTTTGTGGTAACGTGGGCGATGTGATAAATGGGTCTTGTTCCGGCATTGGCTGCTGCCAGACGGCTATCCCTAGAGGAATGCAGGCTTATTTCTTCAATTTTACTACTCTTCACAGTCATTCCACAGTGTTGAGGTTCAATCCTTGCAGTTATGGATTTCTTGTGGAAGATGGAGTCTACACCTTCTCTACATCAGATCTTTCCAACATAGATTTCAACAAAAGGAAATACCCACTTATTCTTGATTGGACAATCGGGGATCAAACATGTGAAGAAGCTAAAATGGACCCAAAAAATTATGCTTGCAAGCAAAATAGTGCTTGTATAGATCCAGAAAGTGGCCCTGGATATTTGTGCAAGTGTAATGATGGTTTTCAGGGTAACCCTTATCTCTCCAACGGCTGCCAAG ATATTGATGAATGTGAGACACTGAAGCCGTGCACTAAAATTGGAACATGTCATAATACACCTGGAAGCTACAATTGTTCATGCCCTCATGGGTTCAAGGGTGATGGCCGGAAAAATGGAACAGGTTGCCGTCGTATATTCAAGCCACAGAACAGTGAGAGGTTTCGCATTCTTGCTGTTGCACTAG ATGTTGGGTTAAGTTTAGGGATCTTATTTCTAATTGTCGGGGTATGGTGGCTTTATAAGATCCTGCAGAGAAGAAAGTACATTAAACTCAAACAAAAACTCTTCGAAAGAAATGGTGGATTATTGTTTCAGAAAAAGATGTCTTCAAATGAAGGCGGTCTAGATAAAGCTAAACTCTTCAGTTCTAAAGAGTTGGAAATAGCTACTGATCAATATAATGAGAACAGAATATTGGGTTGTGGAGGCCAAGGCATGGTTTATAAAGGAATGTTGTCTGATGGGAGAATTGTTGCAGTAAAGAAGTCCAAGACTGTAAACGAAGGGTATCTTGAACAATTTATCAATGAGATCTTTATTCTTTCTCAAATTGATCATAGAAATATTGTCAAGCTATTAGGCTGTTGCTTGGAGACCGAAGTGCCCCTCCTTGTTTATGAGTTCATCCCTAATGGAACCCTTTCTCATCTCATTCATGACCAAAATGAAGAGTACCCGAGGTCGTGGGATATAAGATTACGCATTGCAGCGGAAGTTGCGAGTGCAATTTCTTACTTGCACTCATCTGCATCCATCCCCATTTATCACCGTGATATCAAGTCTAGTAACATACTTCTAGATGAAAAGTTTCGAGCAAAAGTATCAGACTTCGGAACATCGAGATCAATCGGCATCGATCAAACTCACTTGACAACTAAAGTGCTTGGGACTTTTGGGTATTTAGATCCTGAATACTTCCAGTCAAGTCATTTTACTGAAAAGAGTGATGTTTATAGTTTTGGAGTGGTTATTGTCGAGCTCTTAACGGGAAAAGAGGCAATCTTGACGTTTGGATCACAAGAAAAGAGGGGCTTAGTCTCGTATTTTTTGTCGTCGATGGAAGAAAACCATTTGCTGGATATTGTTGATGTTGAAATTGGGAAGGATAGTCAAAAGGATGAAGTAGTAGCAGTTGCTGAACTTGCGAAAAGATGCTTGAACTTAGATGGGAGATATAGACCAACAATGAAAGAAGTGGCCATGGAACTCGAGAGATTTAGAACTCGGCAAGGTGATTGCATCCCCATTGACCAACCTAAACAAGCTTAG